From Polynucleobacter paludilacus:
TCTGTGGAAGCGCTAGATATATCTGCTGCAGACCCTTTAAATGCCTGTGCAATATCAGCAATATATTCACCGTTATAAGCCTGCTCCGGCCACTCTGAATCGCCAGGCTTTAGTCCATCAAGACGTGCCTTAACTGATAGCGCCAGATTGGCGATTTGTACGCCTGCATCGTTGTAATAAAACTCTCGATGTACACGTATACCTTGGGTAGCCAATAAATTAGCCAGAGCATCACCAAGTGCGGCCTGTCTTCCATGTCCAACATGCAAAGGTCCCGTTGGGTTAGCAGAGACAAACTCGATCATGGCTTTAGGAGAATTTGGGCCAACCGGTACAACTCCAAAAGCTTCGCCAGCAGTCAAGACCTCATTGATCACTGAAGTCTTGGCCGCATTACTCAAACGAAAGTTAATAAATCCTGGACCAGCAATCTCACAAGCTTGAATTAACTCATCATAGCCAGCCTGTATTTTGAGGCGCTCGACTAGAGCTTGAGCCAATTCCCGAGGATTCATTTGCCATGCTTTAGCAATCTGTAGTGCAATATTGCAAGCAACATCACCATGTTCAACCGCTTTAGGCCGCTCTAGGCGTGGCTGAGCCGACTGCGCTTGGCCATGCTCTAGGGCCAAACTCTTTAAAGCGGCGCTCAGCATTGCGACTAAACGATTTTTATTGGTTAGCAACATAGAAGAGTGAGTTTATCAGGTGGTAAGCTATCAGAATGATCTATCAATTTCGCTCCAAGGCGGGCCCCGATGTGATTATGCTCAGCGATTTGACTGAGCGGATTTTTGCTATTCTGGGGCGCCAACTCGAAGCTCAGGGTATCTTTACCGTTGAGCAGCTCCCCAGCTTAATCACTTTGCTAGAAACTGCCATTTTGAATGACCTAGAGGAGCGCAAAGAAAACGATAAACCTAAACAAAGCGATCGCTTGGGGCAGCGCGCCTACCCTTTTTTAGAACTTCTAAAAGAATCGAGCGCTAAAAAAGAGCCGGTAATGTGGGGTGTTTAGGCTAATTTAGCTTAATCAAGTGAGCTGGATAATTGGCGCCGAACATCTTCAATTGCCTCACCACGACGCAGCGCTAAATCAGCTAACTGATCTTCAGAAACCCTACCCACATTAAAGTAACGGGCCTCAGGATGGGCGAGGTAAAAACCGCTCACGCTCGACGCCGGATTCATGGCCATCGATTCAGTCAAAGTCATTCCAATGTCCTCCGAACCCAGAACCCGTAATAAATCCTCTTTTACTTCATGCGCAGGGCAGGCGGGGTAACCAGGGGCCGGACGAATGCCTCGATACTCTTCATCGATCATTTGTTCATTAGTCAAAATCTCATCAGTGGCGTAGCCCCACAAATCGGTTCGTACTCGGTGATGCATTAACTCGGCAAAAGCCTCAGCCAATCGATCCGCCAAGGCCTTCAACATAATTGCGCTGTAGTCATCATGCTTAGCCTGAAACTCAGAAACTTTCTTTTCCACACCATGACCTGTGGTAACAGCAAAGCATCCCAGATAATCAGCAACACCAGAATCCTTGGGAGCAACATAATCCGCTAAACAACGATTGGGGCGACGTACTCCATCGACAATTGGCCGCTCGGATTGTTGGCGTAAGTTATGCCACACGAATAGAGGATGCTCTTTCGACTCATCGCTATATAAAACAATATCATCGCCAACTGTAGCGGCTGGGTAAAACGCTACTACAGCGTCAGCTTGTAACCACTGGCCCTGAATGAGTTTTTTCAATAAGACTTGGGCATCTTCAAAGACTTTGCGAGCCTCAACTCCAACGACCTCGTCATCCAAGATTGCTGGAAACTTGCCAGCTAAATCCCAAGTTTGAAAAAATGGTGTCCAGTCAATGTACTTGGCAATCTCACTGAGAGCAAAGTTCTTAAACACTCTACGCCCAATAAATTTGGGCTTCTCTGGCGTGTAATGCGCCCAATCAATTAATTCACGATTCTTGCGGGCTGCTTCTAACGAAATGGTTGGGGCGGCCTTTCGATTGGCGTGCTGTTTACGAATCCGCTCATAGTCATCGCGCAAATCTTGAATAAACTTTTTGGCACTCTCATCAGAGAGCAGACTAGAAGCAACCGAGACTGAGCGGGATGCATCTGGTACATATACAACTGGACCATCATAGTGAGGAGCAATCTTGACTGCAGTATGCACGCGCGATGTAGTAGCGCCACCAATCATGAGCGGAATCTGCTTCTCACGGAAATATGGATCGCGCTGCATTTCTTGCGCGACATAGGTCATCTCTTCTAAAGATGGAGTAATCAAGCCCGATAAGCCTACGATGTCTGCATTCTCATCTTTGGCTTTCTGTAAGATTTGAGCGCAAGGTACCATCACCCCCATATTAGCTACTTCAAAGTTATTACATTGCAACACTACAGTCACAATATTCTTACCAATGTCATGCACATCGCCCTTGACGGTAGCCATCACAATTTTGCCCTTGGCTTTAGCTTCTCCACCAGCGGCAACATGCTGACGCTTCTCTTCTTCAATATAGGGGATCAGTAAAGCAACAGCTTGCTTCATGACGCGAGCGCTCTTTACGACTTGGGGCAAAAACATCTTGCCTTCTCCAAATAAATCACCAACTACATTCATACCATCCATTAATGGACCTTCGATCACCTCGATCGGTCTACCGCCACCGCCCATGATCTCGGCCCGTAATTCTTCGGTATCTTCTTCAATAAAGCTGGTAATGCCGTTGACAAGCGCATGCGTTAAACGGGATCGCACAGGATCATCACGCCAAACCAAGTTCTCGACCTGTTTTGTGCCATCCCCTTTAAATTGATCAGCGATGGCCAACAATCTCTCGGTTGGAGTCTGACCATCTTTTTCTTTAAAGCGATTGAGAACAACATCTTCAACTCGCTCTTTGAGCTCGGGGTCGAGATCCTCATAAACACCCAACTGACCCGCATTGACGATACCCATGTCCATGCCGGCTTTAACAGCGTGATATAGAAAAACGGTATGAATTGCTTCACGAACCCGTTCATTGCCTCTAAATGAGAAGCTCACATTCGAAACACCGCCACTGATTTTGGCTCCAGGTAAGTTTTCCTTAATCCACCGAGTCGCATTAATGAAATCCACCGCATAGTTATCGTGCTCTTCAATACCAGTCGCAATCGCAAAAATATTGGGATCAAAAATAATGTCTTCTGCTGGAAATCCCACTTCATTGACGAGGATGTCATAGCAGCGCTTACAAATCTCCGTTTTGCGCTCATAGGTGTCCGCTTGACCCTGTTCATCGAAGGCCATTACTACTGTGGCGGCACCATAACGACGAATCAATTTTGCCTGCGCCCTAAAAGATGCTTCGCCTTCTTTTAAGGAAATCGAGTTAACAATTGGCTTGCCTTGAATACATTTCAAGCCCGCCTCAATCACACTCCATTTAGAGGAGTCGATCATGATCGGTACGCGGGCAATATCGGGTTCTGAGGCAATCAGATTGAGGAAGCGGGTCATGGCTGCTTCAGAATCCAACATGGCTTCGTCCATGTTGATATCAATAATCTGAGCGCCATTCTCAACTTGCTGTCGAGCAACCGTTAAGGCCTCATCAAATTGATTATTCAAAATCATCCGTGCAAAAGCTTTTGAGCCGGTGACGTTGGTTCGCTCGCCGATGTTTACAAAGCGTAAGTCTGCTGAAAGATTGAAGGCCTCAAGACCGGAGAGCTTCATCGTCATTCATCTACCTCAACAGTTTCTCGATAAAACGCCCGCGGCTTTCTTTTGGCAACCGCTTGAGCAATTGCCCGAATATGTTCTGGGGTTGTGCCACAGCACCCGCCTACGAGATTGACTAAGCCGTCTTTGGCAAAGCCATCAACCAAACTAGAAGTGATATCCGGCGTTTCATCAAAGCCGGTATCGCTCATCGGATTGGGCAAGCCTGCATTGGGATAGCAAGAGACTGCGGTATTACAGATTTTTGCGAGCTCAGCAATATAAGGGCGCATTAATGCGGCACCTAGAGCGCAATTTAATCCAAAGGTTAAAGGTTGTATATGACGCAGGCTATTCCAGAAAGCTTCAACAGTTTGCCCAGAAAGAATCCGGCCCGAGGCATCGGTCACCGTGCCAGAGATCATGACTGGTAGGCGCTCACCGGTTTCTTCAAAAAATTCATCCAAGGCAAACAAAGCGGCTTTTGCATTTAAGGTATCAAAGATAGTTTCTACTAGAAACAAATCCACGCCACCATCAAACAAGCCCTCAATCTGTTCACGATAAGAAGTGCGTAAGGTATCGAAACTCACATTACGCGCACCTGGATCATTAACATCGGGAGAGATACTAGCTGTCTTTGGTGTAGGTCCAATCGCGCCCGCAACAAAACGGGGCTTATCTGAAGTGCTGTATTTGTCACAAGCTAGGCGCGCCAACTTGGCTGAGACTTCATTCATCTCACGAGCCAATTCTGGCATTTTGTAATCCTCTTGGGCTACCGAAGTAGCGCCAAAAGTATTGGTCTCGATAATGTCTGCGCCAGCCTCCAAGTACTCCTCATGAATCTTCTGAATGATCTGGGGTTGGGTTAAAACCAATAACTCGTTATTTCCTTTAAGGTCGCCTGGGTGATTCTCAAAACGGGTATTACTAGGCAAACCCCGATAATCTTGTTCTGTAAGCTTGTACTGCTGGATCATGGTGCCCATTGCCCCATCCAGAATCAGAATGCGCTGTTTCAACAGCTCAGGCAGCGTCTGGCCACGCGTATAAGATGGAAAATGGGCTTTAGATTGCATTGTTACCAAACGAAGATTAATCTCTAGAATCCCTTATTCTATCGGCTTTAGCCACTTTTATCTGAATCGGAGCATATATGTTCGGAACTATCCCTGAATTTAATCAAAGCCTTGAAATGTTTAAAACCATGTGGGGTCAAAATGCCGCTGGTCAGATGCCGGGGCAATTCCCCTTTACCGCCGATTCCAGCAAGGCTAGCAATGGTTTTGCTGCAGCATTTCCAGGCCTAGATGTCGATGAGCTAGAAAAGCGTATTAAGGACCTCAAGAGCGTCGAAAACTGGCTCAATCTCAATCTCAATATCCTGAAATCAACTATTCAGGGTCTTGAAGTACAACATGCCACCATGATGGCTCTGAAATCTTTTGGAGATGCTGTTTCAGCCTCGACCAACGACCTCAAACAAAAGAGCGCTGCACCTAAGGCTGCGGCTAAACCACGGAAAACCGCAAAACCCCGTCGTCGCAAAGCTGGCGACGCAACTTTCCTCGACGCAGTAGGTAATTCAGATGAGCAATAGATTCACCCATGGCAAAAGTCATTTGGTGAATATCGAGTTCTCGTCTAAATAAGACGGACACGATCTCTCTCGCATGCGCAGGTTTTTGGCATGCGGCCATCGTTTCCGCGAGACGCTCATCGTGATGTTTCTTGAGCTGAGCTACTCTTACTTTGATTCCTGTAAAAGGTTTGCCATGGGAAGGCAAGACTAGCGTTTCATCAGGTAATGGTAAAAATCGCTCCAAAGAATCTAAATACAAACCCAATGGATCGGCATCGGGGTCTGCATCGTAGACACTCACATTGGTGGAGATGCGGGGTAATAACATGTCCCCTGATATTAAAACGCCTAAGTCTTTACAAAAAAGAGATGCATGTTCGGGCGCATGTCCAAACCCCATAATGACTTGCCAATCATGTCCCCCAATGATAATTTGCTCGCCATCAATAATGCGGCGATATTGTCTTGGTACACCAGGAACCATCTTGCTGTAGTAACTTGAGCGTCCCCGAATTTTTTCTAGGTCTTCTGGAGTGGTCAAACCATGTTTCTGAAAATGATCAGCTGAGCCTCCGCTGCCCGCCCTGTTACCATCTGCAGCCCCGCCCTCTTTGTGACTTAACCACTGCGCTGTCAAATAATCCGTCATTGAAATCCACAAAGGAGCATTCCAACGTTCGCATAGCCACTGTGATAAACCGATGTGATCAGGATGCATATGCGTCACGATGACACGCAAGACTGGCAAACCTTTCAACTGAGTGGCAAAGATCTGCTCCCACCCCGCCTGAGTCTCTTCATTAGCGATTCCGCAATCCACAATTGTCCAACCAGCAATACCATCAATTTGATCTTTTAAGAGCCACAAATTAATATGATCTAAAGCAAACGGCAGTCGCATTCTGAGCCAATACACTCCTGTTGCCACCTCAATACATTCGCCCATCTGGGGCAATTGATCGGCTAAGGGATAATGAATGGCGCGCTCTTGATCTGCTTTGCTTTGACTTTGTGTATTCATATTGATTGGTCTTGCTTTGACAACCGTTCCATCACCTTGTAATAACCATTGCAAAATTGACCCTCATAATGGATATTGCCGTGGTTGTTATCGATCGCTTCCAGAAATCACAAGCTGGTCCGTAATGACTGATGAGGAAAAACTTGGGGTCTACGCTCACATCTCTGAACGTAGACCCAAATAAAATTAGCTTACTTATTTACATCCACAATTAAGCGTCCACGCACATTGCCAGCCATCAACTTTTGCGCATACTCAATAGAGTCTGCCAGGCTGATTTCGTGAGAAATCTCATCTAGTGTTTTTAGATCTAGCAACTTGCTGAGTTGCTCGTAAGCAGCAATCCGTTTTCCACGTGGCACAGTAACGCTATTAATGCCATACAAAGTGACGCCACGCAAGATAAATGGCGCAACGGTTGAAGGAAAGTCCATGCCTTGTGCAAGACCGCAAGCGGCTACCGCGCCATCACTCTTAGTCTGGGCGCAAGCATTTGCAAGAGTATGACTGCCCACACTATCAACCACGGCAGCCCAACGCTCTTTAGCCAGTGGCTTGCCTGGGGCAGATAAGCTTGCGCGGTCAATCACTTCAGTGGCGCCCAGCTTTTTCAAGTAATCTGCCTCTGCCATCCGCCCAGTACTTGCAACTACCTTGAAACCCAACTTACTGAGTAAGGCGATCGCAATGCTCCCAACACCGCCAGCCGCACCTGTCACCAAGACCTCGCCATCGCTAGGTTTGGTTCCATGCTTTTCCAGCGCCATGATGCATAACATGGCCGTATACCCAGCAGTTCCAATAGCAAGCGCTTGCTTGGCAGTTAAGCCCTTGGGTATTGGAATCAACCAATCTGACTTCACTCGAGCCTGTTGCGCCAAACCACCCCAATGACCCTCACCTACACCCCAGCCATTCAGAAGCACCATATCGCCCACCTTAAAGTCGGGACTACTGCTCTCCAAGACCTCGCCGGCAAAATCAATGCCGGGCACCATCGGAAAACTTCGCACTACTGGGCCTTTGCCAGTAATCGCTAAGCCATCTTTGTAATTTAGGGTGGAATACAGCACTTTTACCCTGACATCCCCCTCAGGCAGGCTAGATTCATCGACTTGAGCCAACTCAGCCCGATACCCCTGATCATCCTTATTTACTAAAATGGCCTTAAACATATCCTATCCTTATATAAAATCCCGTTTTACGATAAACAAACTGCTTAAAAGGTTTATCCTAGCAAGCATTATTGACGATGGACGTTCCCATGAAAAAAATTCTACTCTTAAGTATTGTTTCAAGCTTCATTCTCACTGGATGCTACCCAGCTTCAGTAGACATGTCCCTGGGTAATATGCGTCTGATTACCTCTAGCGCAGATCCTCAAGATACCGAGAACTTTGCCATGAAGACTTGTAAGAACGATTTTTATGAAGGGGCTAGCTTCTTATCTAAGGCTGGCAAAGAATATCGCTTTAAGTGCGTTAAGGCTGAAGAGAATGAAGTCTTGATTCCGATTCCTGGTACCACCATCAACCCAGAAAACACAGCCGGAGCGAAGTGAGTCCTTTTACCTCACAAGAACTTCGCAAGGGCTTTTCTTCTTTCGCAACTGGGGTGACTGTCATCACCTGTTTAGATGACAGTCATCAAGCTCATGGCATCACCATCAGCTCCTTTAATACGGTCTCTCTTGAGCCGCCACTCATCTTGTGGAGCTTAAAAAAGCATTCTCGTTTAATGCCCTTCTTTGAAGTTGGGCATCTACAGCTAATTCACGTTCTTGCAAGAGGTCAGGAAGATCTTGCGATGCATTTTGCTACTGTCAAAGAAAATCAGTTTGATGGCGTAGCCCACTGTGTCACTGCAAACGGACTGACACAGGTTAATGATTGTGTTGCTTATTATGAGTGCGAGACCATCTCTGTATATGCCGGCGGCGATCACAACATTATTGTTGCTAAAGTACTGCAGCTCCAAAATCATCCGGAGCGTGAGCCCCTCATTTTTGCCAAGAGCAAATTTGTTGGTCTTGATTTAGCAACGAATAACTAAATCGTCGAACCAAGCAGGATTACTCGACAGTTACACTCTTTGCAAGATTGCGAGGTTTGTCGACATCCGTTCCGCGTGCACAGGCAGTGTGATATGCGAGTAACTGCAAAGGTACAACGTGCAGGATAGGGGATAAATTGCCGTAGTGCTCAGGCAATCGAATCACATGAATTTCGTCAGTGTTCACAATATCAGTATCGTGATCAGCAAATACGTAGAGCATTCCACCACGCGCCTTAACTTCTTGCATGTTCGACTTGAGCTTCTCGAGCAATTCATCCTTTGGCGCGATGGTGACTACAGGCATCTTGTCGGTGACTAATGCCAAAGGGCCATGTTTAAGCTCTCCAGCGGGATAAGCTTCAGCATGAATATAAGAAATTTCTTTGAGCTTGAGTGCGCCTTCTAAAGCAATTGGGTAATGCATGCCTCTTCCCAAAAACAGCGCATTCTCACATTTAGCAAAGGCCTCACTCCACGCAATGATTTGGGGCTCGAGCGCTAAAACGGAATGTAGCGCTTTAGGCAAATGCCGCAACTCTCTTAAGAGTTTCTTTTCTTGATCAGCATTTAACTTACCAGCGCGCTTTGCAATCGACAATGTCAGTAGGTAAAGCGCGAGTAATTGGGTTGTAAATGCTTTGGTAGAGGCAACACCAATCTCAGCTCCAGCCTTGGTCAAAAAATGCCAATCGGTTTCGCGCACCATCGCACTAGAAGCGACGTTACAAATTGCCAGAGTAAAGCGATGTCCCAGGCTTTTAGCATGCCGCAGGGCCGCCAAAGTGTCAGCCGTTTCACCCGACTGGGAAACCACAATGACTAGAGTGTTAGGAAAAGATACTGTTTTGCGATAGCGATATTCACTCGCAATTTCTACTTGAGTAGGAATACCCGCAATCTCTTCTAACCAATACTTCGCAACGCAAGCCGAGTAATAACTTGTACCGCAGGCCAAAATCAAAATCTGATCAAAGGTATTCCAATCTGCTGGCTTCGCTCCAAATAATTCAGCTCCAAATTGAGTAATGTTGGCAAGGGTATCGCCGATTGCACGAGGTTGCTCAAAAATCTCTTTTTGCATGTAATGCTGGTATGGGCCCAGATCGACCGCTTCTGATTGAGTAGGCATGGGCTTAGAGGCCCTCTTCACTTCTTGTCCAGCCTGGTCCAGAATCTGGATAGTGCTCGCTTTAATGACTGCTACATCACCCTCTTCTAGATACACCATAGAGTGGGCGCGTCCAGCTAATGCAAGAGCATCTGAGGCCAGGAAGTTTTCGCTCTCACCCAATGCGATGACTAAGGGCGACCCTACGCGAGCCCCGATCAGAAGCTCTGGCTGATCTTGCGCAATGACGCCGACGGCATATGCGCCATGCAATCTCGGTAGTACT
This genomic window contains:
- a CDS encoding DUF1840 domain-containing protein, yielding MIYQFRSKAGPDVIMLSDLTERIFAILGRQLEAQGIFTVEQLPSLITLLETAILNDLEERKENDKPKQSDRLGQRAYPFLELLKESSAKKEPVMWGV
- the metH gene encoding methionine synthase encodes the protein MKLSGLEAFNLSADLRFVNIGERTNVTGSKAFARMILNNQFDEALTVARQQVENGAQIIDINMDEAMLDSEAAMTRFLNLIASEPDIARVPIMIDSSKWSVIEAGLKCIQGKPIVNSISLKEGEASFRAQAKLIRRYGAATVVMAFDEQGQADTYERKTEICKRCYDILVNEVGFPAEDIIFDPNIFAIATGIEEHDNYAVDFINATRWIKENLPGAKISGGVSNVSFSFRGNERVREAIHTVFLYHAVKAGMDMGIVNAGQLGVYEDLDPELKERVEDVVLNRFKEKDGQTPTERLLAIADQFKGDGTKQVENLVWRDDPVRSRLTHALVNGITSFIEEDTEELRAEIMGGGGRPIEVIEGPLMDGMNVVGDLFGEGKMFLPQVVKSARVMKQAVALLIPYIEEEKRQHVAAGGEAKAKGKIVMATVKGDVHDIGKNIVTVVLQCNNFEVANMGVMVPCAQILQKAKDENADIVGLSGLITPSLEEMTYVAQEMQRDPYFREKQIPLMIGGATTSRVHTAVKIAPHYDGPVVYVPDASRSVSVASSLLSDESAKKFIQDLRDDYERIRKQHANRKAAPTISLEAARKNRELIDWAHYTPEKPKFIGRRVFKNFALSEIAKYIDWTPFFQTWDLAGKFPAILDDEVVGVEARKVFEDAQVLLKKLIQGQWLQADAVVAFYPAATVGDDIVLYSDESKEHPLFVWHNLRQQSERPIVDGVRRPNRCLADYVAPKDSGVADYLGCFAVTTGHGVEKKVSEFQAKHDDYSAIMLKALADRLAEAFAELMHHRVRTDLWGYATDEILTNEQMIDEEYRGIRPAPGYPACPAHEVKEDLLRVLGSEDIGMTLTESMAMNPASSVSGFYLAHPEARYFNVGRVSEDQLADLALRRGEAIEDVRRQLSSSLD
- a CDS encoding homocysteine S-methyltransferase family protein — translated: MQSKAHFPSYTRGQTLPELLKQRILILDGAMGTMIQQYKLTEQDYRGLPSNTRFENHPGDLKGNNELLVLTQPQIIQKIHEEYLEAGADIIETNTFGATSVAQEDYKMPELAREMNEVSAKLARLACDKYSTSDKPRFVAGAIGPTPKTASISPDVNDPGARNVSFDTLRTSYREQIEGLFDGGVDLFLVETIFDTLNAKAALFALDEFFEETGERLPVMISGTVTDASGRILSGQTVEAFWNSLRHIQPLTFGLNCALGAALMRPYIAELAKICNTAVSCYPNAGLPNPMSDTGFDETPDITSSLVDGFAKDGLVNLVGGCCGTTPEHIRAIAQAVAKRKPRAFYRETVEVDE
- a CDS encoding PhaM family polyhydroxyalkanoate granule multifunctional regulatory protein; the encoded protein is MFGTIPEFNQSLEMFKTMWGQNAAGQMPGQFPFTADSSKASNGFAAAFPGLDVDELEKRIKDLKSVENWLNLNLNILKSTIQGLEVQHATMMALKSFGDAVSASTNDLKQKSAAPKAAAKPRKTAKPRRRKAGDATFLDAVGNSDEQ
- a CDS encoding MBL fold metallo-hydrolase; the protein is MNTQSQSKADQERAIHYPLADQLPQMGECIEVATGVYWLRMRLPFALDHINLWLLKDQIDGIAGWTIVDCGIANEETQAGWEQIFATQLKGLPVLRVIVTHMHPDHIGLSQWLCERWNAPLWISMTDYLTAQWLSHKEGGAADGNRAGSGGSADHFQKHGLTTPEDLEKIRGRSSYYSKMVPGVPRQYRRIIDGEQIIIGGHDWQVIMGFGHAPEHASLFCKDLGVLISGDMLLPRISTNVSVYDADPDADPLGLYLDSLERFLPLPDETLVLPSHGKPFTGIKVRVAQLKKHHDERLAETMAACQKPAHAREIVSVLFRRELDIHQMTFAMGESIAHLNYLLRRGKLRRQLCDDGVLRFSVV
- a CDS encoding DUF1289 domain-containing protein codes for the protein MTTVPSPCNNHCKIDPHNGYCRGCYRSLPEITSWSVMTDEEKLGVYAHISERRPK
- the acuI gene encoding acrylyl-CoA reductase (NADPH), giving the protein MFKAILVNKDDQGYRAELAQVDESSLPEGDVRVKVLYSTLNYKDGLAITGKGPVVRSFPMVPGIDFAGEVLESSSPDFKVGDMVLLNGWGVGEGHWGGLAQQARVKSDWLIPIPKGLTAKQALAIGTAGYTAMLCIMALEKHGTKPSDGEVLVTGAAGGVGSIAIALLSKLGFKVVASTGRMAEADYLKKLGATEVIDRASLSAPGKPLAKERWAAVVDSVGSHTLANACAQTKSDGAVAACGLAQGMDFPSTVAPFILRGVTLYGINSVTVPRGKRIAAYEQLSKLLDLKTLDEISHEISLADSIEYAQKLMAGNVRGRLIVDVNK
- a CDS encoding flavin reductase family protein; its protein translation is MSPFTSQELRKGFSSFATGVTVITCLDDSHQAHGITISSFNTVSLEPPLILWSLKKHSRLMPFFEVGHLQLIHVLARGQEDLAMHFATVKENQFDGVAHCVTANGLTQVNDCVAYYECETISVYAGGDHNIIVAKVLQLQNHPEREPLIFAKSKFVGLDLATNN
- the glmS gene encoding glutamine--fructose-6-phosphate transaminase (isomerizing); translated protein: MCGIVGAVSSKNIVEVLIEGLRRLEYRGYDSCGFAVINSADTKHPIERARTTARVAELAEQGKQFIGTLGIAHTRWATHGKPDTQNAHPHISNGLIAVVHNGIIENYEALRSELQSAGYVFTSETDTEVIAHLIHQAYVAEGQKDLGFAVRSVLPRLHGAYAVGVIAQDQPELLIGARVGSPLVIALGESENFLASDALALAGRAHSMVYLEEGDVAVIKASTIQILDQAGQEVKRASKPMPTQSEAVDLGPYQHYMQKEIFEQPRAIGDTLANITQFGAELFGAKPADWNTFDQILILACGTSYYSACVAKYWLEEIAGIPTQVEIASEYRYRKTVSFPNTLVIVVSQSGETADTLAALRHAKSLGHRFTLAICNVASSAMVRETDWHFLTKAGAEIGVASTKAFTTQLLALYLLTLSIAKRAGKLNADQEKKLLRELRHLPKALHSVLALEPQIIAWSEAFAKCENALFLGRGMHYPIALEGALKLKEISYIHAEAYPAGELKHGPLALVTDKMPVVTIAPKDELLEKLKSNMQEVKARGGMLYVFADHDTDIVNTDEIHVIRLPEHYGNLSPILHVVPLQLLAYHTACARGTDVDKPRNLAKSVTVE